The following proteins are co-located in the Bosea sp. AS-1 genome:
- a CDS encoding HlyD family type I secretion periplasmic adaptor subunit, with translation MQAFTNNQSGLLALEMLLRLRGATVTVEELRQHIGEDSVGTAEILRGARAYGFAGRSRSVSWDKLAELPLPCIAGLRDGGFLLLGKANDEKVLVVGASSPRPVLMTRAEFEAEWNGRVILLKQAKAASGLIPRFDTGVALRARQALSTTAGWGARNTRAAVSGLAVRSQALQQAIVARSTDEKRLRSLELAFLPAALEIVETPPSPLGRIIGLSIISIFGAALAWACIGTVDIVAVAPGKIIPSDRTKMIQPFETGVVRAIKVHDGQTVKAGDVLIDLDTTTVDAELGHLQSDLMAARLDIARLQAAIADKDNPVSAFAPPKDAPADLLQVYRGMLASQSSEQKAKLATIDSQLAQKVAERDTIQASVDKLKSTIVPLQQRVEIREQLYQKELGSKVTYLAELQDLVGQRQDILVQEKRGSETNAAVAALTETRAKTVAEYERTLFDDLSKARQKAAGLQRDIVKTEQRKNLQRLTAPVDGMVQQLAIHTIGGVVTPAQTLLYIVPAESRLEIEAMVSNRDIGFVSAGQEAAIKIDTFNFTRYGLLRGTILSVSQDAIARDKIPDGGERASGASTDSSEPRGRELLYSARISLDRTQLAIEDKQVNLSPGMAVTAEIKTGRRRIISYLLSPLARYQHDSLRER, from the coding sequence ATGCAAGCGTTCACCAACAATCAGTCGGGGCTTCTCGCCCTGGAAATGCTGCTGCGCCTGCGCGGCGCCACCGTCACGGTCGAAGAGCTTCGCCAGCATATCGGCGAAGATTCTGTCGGCACCGCCGAAATCCTGCGCGGAGCGCGAGCATACGGCTTTGCCGGCCGCTCCCGCTCGGTCAGCTGGGACAAGCTCGCGGAACTGCCGCTGCCCTGCATCGCCGGGCTTCGCGACGGGGGCTTTTTGCTGCTCGGCAAGGCCAACGACGAAAAGGTTCTGGTCGTAGGGGCAAGCAGCCCGCGGCCAGTGCTGATGACGCGGGCCGAATTCGAGGCGGAATGGAATGGCCGCGTCATCCTGCTGAAGCAGGCTAAGGCGGCTTCGGGGCTGATCCCGCGCTTCGACACGGGCGTGGCGCTGCGCGCGCGCCAGGCTCTGTCGACGACCGCAGGCTGGGGCGCGCGCAATACCCGCGCCGCCGTGAGCGGGCTCGCTGTGCGTTCGCAGGCATTGCAGCAGGCCATCGTCGCCCGATCGACCGATGAAAAGCGCCTGCGCTCGCTGGAACTCGCCTTTCTGCCGGCGGCGCTCGAGATCGTCGAAACCCCTCCCTCGCCATTGGGGCGCATCATTGGCCTGAGCATCATCTCGATCTTCGGCGCCGCGCTGGCCTGGGCCTGCATCGGCACCGTCGACATCGTCGCCGTGGCGCCCGGCAAGATCATCCCGAGCGATCGGACCAAGATGATCCAGCCGTTCGAAACCGGCGTGGTCCGTGCAATCAAGGTCCATGACGGACAGACCGTCAAAGCCGGCGACGTGCTGATCGACCTCGATACGACGACCGTCGATGCCGAACTCGGGCACCTGCAGAGCGACCTGATGGCGGCGCGCCTCGACATCGCCAGGCTGCAGGCAGCCATCGCCGACAAGGACAATCCTGTTTCGGCCTTTGCACCGCCGAAGGACGCGCCGGCCGACCTGCTGCAGGTCTACCGCGGCATGCTGGCCAGCCAGAGCAGCGAGCAGAAAGCCAAGCTCGCGACCATCGACAGCCAGCTGGCACAGAAGGTCGCCGAACGCGATACGATCCAGGCTTCGGTCGACAAGCTGAAATCCACCATCGTGCCGTTGCAACAGCGGGTCGAGATCCGCGAGCAGCTCTATCAGAAGGAGCTCGGCTCCAAGGTCACCTACCTGGCCGAGCTGCAGGATCTCGTCGGCCAGCGTCAGGACATCCTGGTCCAGGAGAAGCGCGGCAGCGAGACGAATGCCGCCGTCGCCGCGCTGACGGAGACGCGTGCCAAGACCGTTGCCGAATACGAACGAACCCTGTTCGACGATCTGAGCAAGGCCCGGCAGAAGGCAGCCGGCCTCCAGCGCGATATCGTCAAGACAGAGCAGCGCAAGAACCTGCAAAGGTTGACGGCGCCGGTCGACGGAATGGTTCAGCAGCTCGCGATTCACACGATTGGCGGCGTCGTCACCCCCGCGCAGACCTTGCTCTACATCGTTCCCGCCGAGAGCCGACTGGAAATCGAGGCCATGGTCTCGAACCGAGACATCGGTTTCGTCAGCGCCGGCCAGGAAGCCGCCATCAAGATCGACACCTTCAACTTCACGCGCTACGGCCTGCTTCGCGGAACCATCCTCAGCGTGTCGCAGGACGCCATCGCACGCGACAAGATCCCCGACGGTGGCGAGAGGGCCTCGGGTGCATCCACCGACAGCAGCGAACCGCGCGGCCGGGAATTGCTCTATTCCGCACGGATCTCGCTGGATCGGACGCAGCTGGCGATCGAGGACAAGCAGGTCAATCTGTCGCCCGGCATGGCCGTGACGGCGGAAATCAAGACCGGCCGGCGCCGGATCATCAGCTACCTGCTCTCCCCCCTCGCGCGCTACCAGCACGACAGCTTGCGGGAGCGGTAG